A stretch of the Uranotaenia lowii strain MFRU-FL chromosome 3, ASM2978415v1, whole genome shotgun sequence genome encodes the following:
- the LOC129756458 gene encoding polycomb group protein Pc, producing MDIGDDRVYAAERIMKKRVRAGKVEYLVKWKGWSTRHNTWEPEENILDIRLIDMFERSIRGSSTPKRKKKPIIEDSDDDDIPAPAPALPASSNVVPASTPATITPKIEPDLDKAEKPIIKKEKEDKHVKREKEKESFDSTGKIGSSSKLQTSSMSLSSLKEKSSSVESGSLSPVTGTKSTGPHVPSLKISISCEQADNDTASNSSDDQPLSHKDLAGTKRKAEVLSKEGKVGVTIKTSPDDSSAAKTQRLSEPTPNSTVTPVTSGPKPDLKPVAPLSPDTPASRPESNIPPVETPAAAPTAAAAGVPVDVAVPQNVAPEDKTPKKPISNDFPPVSNNNTINKHQHHLTLSPRAAPPQLWLPRAQVTNQVFITDVTVNLETVTIRECKTERGFFKARDLKSDIVN from the exons ATGGATATCGGCGACGATCGGGTTTATGCCGCGGAAAGGATCATGAAGAAGCGGGTCCGTGCG GGCAAAGTCGAGTACCTAGTCAAGTGGAAAGGATGGAGTACCAGGCACAACACCTGGGAACCGGAGGAGAATATTCTCGACATTCGGCTAATTGATATGTTTGAGAGATCCATCCGTGGGAGCTCAACTCCGAAACGCAAAAAGAAACCAATTATCGAGGATTCTGACGATGACGACATACCGGCCCCTGCTCCGGCTCTACCCGCTTCTTCTAATGTCGTACCTGCATCTACACCGGCAACGATAACACCTAAAATCGAACCCGATTTGGACAAGGCAGAAAAACCGATCATCAAGAAGGAGAAAGAAGATAAGCATGTCAAACGAGAGAAGGAAAAAGAAAGCTTCGATTCCACCGGAAAGATTGGAAGTTCTTCAAAGTTGCAAACGTCAAGCATGAGCCTGAGTTCATTGAAAGAGAAATCGAGTTCTGTTGAATCCGGAAGTTTGTCTCCCGTTACTGGGACGAAATCAACTGGACCGCATGTTCCAAGTCTAAAGATATCGATATCTTGCGAACAGGCCGATAACGATACAGCATCTAACAGCAGTGATGATCAACCGTTGAGCCACAAGGACTTGGCTGGTACCAAGCGAAAGGCTGAAGTTCTCTCCAAGGAAGGCAAAGTTGGAGTCACCATCAAAACATCCCCTGACGATAGCAGCGCGGCCAAAACACAAAGGCTCTCGGAACCAACGCCAAATTCAACCGTTACCCCAGTAACTTCCGGTCCCAAGCCGGACTTAAAACCGGTAGCCCCTCTATCTCCGGACACTCCGGCATCACGACCCGAATCAAACATTCCACCGGTTGAAACGCCAGCAGCCGCGCCAACCGCTGCGGCCGCCGGTGTCCCAGTGGATGTTGCTGTGCCCCAGAATGTTGCCCCAGAAGACAAAACCCCGAAAAAACCGATCTCGAACGATTTCCCCCCGGTCAGCAATAATAACACTATCAACAAACACCAGCACCATCTTACGCTATCTCCAAGAGCGGCCCCACCACAGTTATGGCTTCCGCGGGCCCAAGTCACAAATCAAGTTTTCATCACCGATGTTACGGTCAATCTCGAAACCGTAACCATTCGGGAATGCAAAACCGAACGGGGATTCTTCAAAGCTAGGGACCTGAAGAGCGACATTGTTAACTAG
- the LOC129751794 gene encoding TBC1 domain family member 9, with protein MWIPPRECAMPFALWDSEATFTSSNYFLLQHRKGHGGQRGFGSMLVGTLDNVLDTKPSPYRILHVQPSTGLYYEIASDITLEAILKDWDWLSQNLFRVINEMETEEEITNFIICKIQSLLAHCSRTTEEMVDPTSFQIMVNKFREKFKMPEDEKLVSHYSCSYMKKVPRQGQMYLSLNHLCFYSYIFGAESKLRFRYNELTDIRKSGNMITIRTSQDKEYMFVFLYSPSEVYNLIEQLSKITMQKLIQDPDRPIVDHDPVVVGRKMEKNVSQKTKLLRDLTARQLSDEYRAYFRLPGSEILDGRIASSLWTAYGKKHVKGMIYLSQSYMCFKSDVYGLVGLVIPLNQIMSVEKKEDPHDRFSNRIIVTTVDTIIQFSNILDRDFLISKISDLLSKTVTPKKYVEDIDWEKQEPLMYLFQDRNNKPFIELQAEKMKKWEEHFSIYGRGISMYRTTETINLVIDGIPDELRREIWLIYSGAVHMKLMNPGLYKRLVARAKDQKSSTFEEIERDLHRSLPEHPAFQTEIGIMALRRVLQAYAIRNPEIGYCQAMNIVSSVFLIYCDEEDAFWILCCLCESLLPDYYNDKVVGAQIDQGLLDELIASQLPNLHVKLGDLGMIRMISLSWFLTIFLSVMPYESALHIIDCFLCDGAKVIFIIALKILEWNQEKLLNCNDDGEAMQLLSNYLMGIYNDEVQQITHIDKDRNQLRSQSIQTLIYEAYQRFGKPITSQLIEELRNKHRRLTVHQLEKDLENSFVKNFKDNGYFDGEELRMLLCYTKDEKQNVKSSSRHTLMSGGAPETGVEPIVDAALLNDSRKRFRDSRYDCFRVDFEIFRRLFAYLTPWSHVQQIDLAEKLFRLMDKQACGYLEFKQLIFALGIICSKSATEKLTLLYVLHLPPLLSAQELECCSLADSKDSDTEVATEAESFFSDNPIESIKSLPSPIDISLDASSDVENLSLSHFNATPNLSIDETASNAETSSIFYVDLPATASNSGTGAGPCGSNADRPSTANANLGEIESYGSRSDISDLGFNKISFEDASSSTNTTTNGRRVPGHETRSISSLRIFLDETDFNFTNKIIPNMTQKNFIALWTTMLEIIKKSRKDVDIEVQQAYNKLISLGEDAMLNLDGDSSHFSFPETDPNGNPSGAAAASAIPAVLPRQSTEERQTPSWEISLNQFLATTIAVSSIEDHFSQPFSVKTRIETLQKNRRKCKS; from the exons AAATTGCTTCCGATATAACTCTGGAAGCCATCCTGAAGGACTGGGACTGGCTGTCGCAGAATCTGTTCCGCGTCATCAACGAGATGGAAACGGAGGAGGAGATTACGAACTTCATTATCTGCAAGATTCAATCGTTGTTAGCGCACTGCTCTCGCACCACCGAAGAGATGGTAGATCCCACCAGTTTCCAGATCATGGTCAACAAGTTCCGGGAGAAGTTCAAGATGCCCGAGGACGAGAAACTGGTCAGCCACTACTCGTGCAGCTACATGAAGAAAGTTCCCCGCCAGGGTCAAATGTATCTGTCGTTGAACCACCTGTGCTTTTATTCGTACATATTTGGCGCCGAAAGTAAACTGCGCTTTCGGTACAATGAACTCACCGATATCCGGAAATCGGGCAATATGATAACGATCAGAACGTCTCAAGACAAGGAATACATGTTCGTTTTTCTGTATTCGCCGAGCGAAGTTTACAATCTAATCGAACAGCTCAGTAAAATAACGATGCAAAAGCTGATTCAGGATCCCGATAGGCCGATCGTGGATCACGATCCAGTGGTGGTGGGAAGAAAGATGGAGAAAAACGTGAGCCAGAAAACGAAACTGCTGCGAGATTTAACAGCCCGGCAGTTGTCGGACGAGTATCGTGCCTACTTCCGGCTGCCGGGATCGGAGATTCTGGATGGCAGGATCGCCAGCTCCCTATGGACCGCCTATGGCAAGAAACACGTCAAAGGGATGATCTACTTGTCGCAAAGTTATATGTGCTTCAAGAGCGACGTTTACGGTTTGGTGGGATTGGTCATTCCTCTTAATCAAATAatg AGTGTAGAGAAAAAGGAAGATCCGCATGATCGGTTTAGCAACCGGATAATTGTTACAACTGTTGATAccattattcaattttcaaacatatTGGATCGAGACTTTTTGATAAGCAAAATATCGGATTTACTCTCTAAAACCGTAAC accaAAAAAGTACGTAGAAGATATCGACTGGGAAAAACAAGAACCATTGATGTATCTTTTTCAGGACCGGAACAATAAACCGTTTATTGAGCTACAAGCTGAAAAG AtgaaaaaatgggaagagcACTTCTCCATATATGGACGTGGAATCTCAATGTATCGGACAACAGAGACCATCAACCTGGTGATCGACGGTATCCCGGACGAGTTGAGGCGTGAAATCTGGCTGATTTACTCGGGTGCCGTGCACATGAAGCTCATGAATCCGGGCTTGTACAAGCGCCTGGTTGCTCGTGCCAAGGATCAAAAGTCGTCAACTTTCGAGGAAATCGAGCGAGATTTGCATCGGTCATTACCGGAGCATCCAGCATTTCAAACCGAAATCGGCATTATGGCGCTGCGCCGTGTCCTGCAAGCTTATGCGATCAGGAATCCTGAAATCGGATACTGTCAAGCAATGAACATCGTTTCATCGGTGTTTCTGATCTACTGTGATGAAGAGGACGCCTTCTGGATTCTGTGCTGTCTGTGCGAATCGCTGCTGCCGGATTACTACAACGACAAAGTAGTCGGGGCCCAGATCGATCAAGGCCTGTTGGATGAACTCATTGCCAGCCAActtccaaatttgcatgttaAATTGGGGGATCTCGGAATGATACGCATGATTTCTCTCTCCTGGTTCCTGACAATCTTTCTCAGCGTGATGCCGTACGAAAGTGCTCTGCATATTATTGACTGTTTCTTGTGTGACGGGGCCAAAGTGATATTCATT ATAGCTTTAAAAATCCTGGAATGGAACCAAGAGAAATTGTTAAACTGTAATGACGACGGAGAAGCAATGCAATTGCTCTCCAACTATCTGATGGGAATATACAATGATGAAGTTCAGCAGATTACGCACATCGACAAGGACAGAAATCAACTTAGG AGTCAATCCATTCAAACGCTTATCTACGAAGCATATCAACGTTTCGGCAAACCGATCACATCACAACTCATCGAAGAGCTACGCAACAAACACCGACGGTTGACGGTTCATCAACTGGAAAAGGATCTTGAGAATagctttgttaaaaattttaaagacaatGG gtaTTTCGATGGCGAGGAATTGCGAATGTTGCTGTGCTACACCAAGGACGAGAAGCAGAATGTCAAGTCTAGCAGTCGGCATACCTTAATGTCGGGTGGTGCACCAGAAACCGGCGTCGAACCGATTGTTGATGCGGCTCTGCTCAATGATTCCCGGAAGCGCTTCCGTGACAGCCGGTACGATTGCTTCCGGGTGGATTTTGAGATCTTCCGGAGACTGTTCGCATACCTAACGCCGTGGAGTCACGTACAACAGATTGACCTTGCAGAAAAGTTGTTCCGG cTCATGGACAAACAGGCCTGTGGTTATCTCGAATTCAAACAGTTAATCTTCGCGCTGGGAATAATCTGCTCAAAGAGTGCCACCGAAAAGCTAACCCTGCTCTACGTATTACATCTGCCACCACTTTTGTCCGCTCAGGAACTCGAATGCTGCAGCCTTGCGGATTCAAAAGATTCGGACACCGAGGTGGCCACCGAAGCAGAAAGCTTCTTCAG tGACAATCCTATCGAGAGTATCAAATCGCTACCCTCTCCGATCGATATCAGCCTGGATGCTTCTTCGGATGTTGAAAACCTATCACTATCGCATTTCAACGCTACGCCAAACCTTTCCATCGATGAGACCGCCTCGAATGCGGAAACCTCGTCGATTTTTTACGTAGATCTTCCCGCTACAGCGTCCAATTCGGGGACCGGTGCAGGTCCCTGTGGTAGTAATGCAGATAGACCTTCAACGGCCAATGCAAACTTGGGGGAAATTGAGTCCTACGGTTCCAGATCTGACATAAGCGACTTGGGTTTCAACAAAATCAGCTTCGAAGATGCGAGCAGTAGTACCAATACAACTACCAATGGCCGGCGAGTTCCCGGTCACGAAACCAGGAGTATAAGCAGTCTGAGAATATTCCTTGATGAGACGGACTTCAATTTTACCAACAAAATCATTCCAAACATGACACAGAAAAATTTCATTGCATTGTGGACTACAATGTTGGAAATCATTAAGAAAAGCCGAAAGGACGTCGATATTGAAGTTCAGCAAGCTT ATAACAAATTAATTTCGCTGGGCGAAGATGCAATGTTGAATCTGGACGGTGACAGCTCACATTTTTCATTCCCTGAG aCGGATCCCAACGGCAATCCTTCTGGAGCAGCGGCAGCATCTGCAATACCAGCAGTACTCCCACGACAGTCAACAGAAGAACGGCAGACCCCTTCGTGGGAAATCTCACTGAATCAGTTCTTAGCAACGACCATCGCGGTCAGCTCGATCGAGGATCACTTTTCGCAACCATTCTCCGTTAAGACCAGGATCGAAACGTTGCAAAAAAATCGAAGGAAGTGCAAGAGCTAA